A stretch of the Salarias fasciatus chromosome 3, fSalaFa1.1, whole genome shotgun sequence genome encodes the following:
- the LOC115386275 gene encoding ubiquitin carboxyl-terminal hydrolase 17-like protein B isoform X1: protein MSQRQVTSPAHVSYHGLRNQGATCYLNSVLQALFMTKDFKEAVRTSENREDRIDPQLKDLFDGLEKVETSTSSLIRELGIDRVCEQRDAAEYFEKILLRTSDEASQIFHGGLDKRTSCSTCQQETNSDAPFWYLPLRIGKGDCSVEDGIEEFFKATELRGDNQMYCEGCDAKSDATIGYVMNRPPDVLVLLLKRFNFSYHYMAYTKNNQPVSIPDFLDKNITPLKGSTYELYAVVDHFGDLRSGHYNTKIRVEDDGEHRWFNFDDTSVTVLGENPFQGNTVKSQNAYLLFYRKQTETQTPEITSGSSPPDQADGGGRCEGADGSGETEEDAVEVRRDLDGKQGDELKATQQSEDKEGKVDGDEFKENREDEAGGEREPESDREVSGRRSSSDSLQKQEERSEPRKRRMDADKDEDEPAEAKKGKSVTDRSDGSAEQPSDEGSGKDFTPKPVSEEEDENRGNTAADTDGKISAGKVTSGEISTDDQRSKEDMQKEQSHGDLSVQSIQQEQEAGLSAATQEDEGIEADVKENDLEEKSSESGGSQTERQVSEETRRGSPDPQTGSPYLIGLLIEEIYGRDTGKIIKAVVVKEFKILRKNVCPDVTKPLKISQ from the exons ATGAGCCAGCGTCAAGTCACTTCTCCAG CTCATGTCAGTTACCATGGGTTGCGTAATCAGGGAGCAACATGTTACCTGAACAGTGTGCTGCAAGCGCTGTTCATGACCAAAGACTTCAAAGAAGCTGTCAG AACAAGTGAAAACCGTGAAGATCGTATCGATCCGCAGCTCAAAGATTTGTTTGACGGCTTAGAGAAAGTTGAAACGTCCACATCCAGTCTGATAAGAGAGCTGGGCATCGACAGAG TGTGTGAACAGCGCGATGCTGCAGAGTACTTTGAGAAGATTTTACTGCGGACCAGTGATGAGGCTTCACAG ATCTTCCATGGAGGATTGGACAAAAGGACCAGCTGTTCCACATGTCAGCAGGAAACCAACAGCGACGCACCGTTCTGGTATCTTCCTCTTCGAATTGGGAAAGGAGACTGCAGTGTG GAGGACGGCATCGAAGAGTTTTTCAAGGCTACAGAACTTCGAGGAGATAACCAGATGTACTGTGAAGGCTGCGATGCCAAATCTGACGCTACGATT GGTTATGTGATGAATCGTCCTCCAGATGTTTtggttctgctgctgaagagGTTCAACTTCAGTTATCATTACATGGCGTACACGAAAAATAACCAACCTGTGAGCATTCCCGACTTCCTAGACAAGAACATTACGCCTCTAAAG GGTTCAACATATGAGCTGTATGCAGTGGTGGATCATTTTGGTGATCTGAGAAGTGGACACTACAACACAAAAATCAGGGTTGAAGACGACGGCGAACACAGATGGTTTAACTTTGATGATACCAGCGTCACAGTG CTTGGTGAGAATCCATTCCAGGGGAACACTGTGAA ATCCCAGAATGCTTATCTTCTGTTTTACCGAAAGCAAA CAGAGACCCAGACTCCTGAGATCACCAGTGGAAGTTCGCCTCCAGATCAAGCCGACGGCGGCGGCCGGTGTGAGGGTGCTGATGGGAGCGGGGAGACGGAAGAGGATGCAGTAGAAGTGAGGAGAGATCTGGATGGAAAACAAGGAGATGAGCTGAAGGCAACGCAGCAGAGTGAGGACAAGGAGGGAAAGGTGGACGGTGATGAGTTtaaggaaaacagagaggacgaggcaggtggagagagagaaccGGAGAGCGATCGTGAAGTGAGCGGCAGACGTTCATCGAGCGACTCGCTTCAGAAACAAGAAGAGAGGAGTGAACCACGGAAGAGAAGAATGGATGCAGACAAGGACGAGGACGAGCCGGCTGAGGCCAAGAAGGGCAAATCTGTGACCGATCGCAGCGACGGCAGCGCAGAGCAGCCGAGTGATGAAGGTTCAGGGAAAGATTTCACACCTAAACCTGTGAGcgaagaggaagatgagaaCAGGGGAAATACAGCAGCAGACACAGATGGAAAGATCAGTGCAGGTAAAGTAACATCAGGGGAAATCTCAACAGATGATCAGAGAAGTAAAGAGGACATGCAGAAGGAACAGAGCCACGGTGACCTCAGTGTCCAGTCAatccagcaggagcaggaagccgGTCTGTCAGCTGCAACGCAAGAAGATGAAGGAATCGAGGCAGACGTGAAAGAAAATGATTTGGAGGAGAAGTCATCAGAAAGTGGGGGGAGTCAAACAGAGAGGCAGGTGAGTGAGGAGACGAGGCGGGGGAGTCCCGAcccacaaacaggaagtccgtatTTAATTGGGTTATTAATTGAGGAGATATACGGCCGTGATACCGGAAAAATCATTAAAGCTGTTGTAGTCAAAGAATTTAAAATTCTACGAAAGAATGTCTGTCCCGATGTTACTAAACCATTAAAGATCAGTCAGTGA
- the LOC115386275 gene encoding ubiquitin carboxyl-terminal hydrolase 17-like protein B isoform X2: MSQRQVTSPAHVSYHGLRNQGATCYLNSVLQALFMTKDFKEAVRTSENREDRIDPQLKDLFDGLEKVETSTSSLIRELGIDRVCEQRDAAEYFEKILLRTSDEASQIFHGGLDKRTSCSTCQQETNSDAPFWYLPLRIGKGDCSVEDGIEEFFKATELRGDNQMYCEGCDAKSDATIGYVMNRPPDVLVLLLKRFNFSYHYMAYTKNNQPVSIPDFLDKNITPLKGSTYELYAVVDHFGDLRSGHYNTKIRVEDDGEHRWFNFDDTSVTVLGENPFQGNTVKSQNAYLLFYRKQKTQTPEITSGSSPPDQADGGGRCEGADGSGETEEDAVEVRRDLDGKQGDELKATQQSEDKEGKVDGDEFKENREDEAGGEREPESDREVSGRRSSSDSLQKQEERSEPRKRRMDADKDEDEPAEAKKGKSVTDRSDGSAEQPSDEGSGKDFTPKPVSEEEDENRGNTAADTDGKISAGKVTSGEISTDDQRSKEDMQKEQSHGDLSVQSIQQEQEAGLSAATQEDEGIEADVKENDLEEKSSESGGSQTERQVSEETRRGSPDPQTGSPYLIGLLIEEIYGRDTGKIIKAVVVKEFKILRKNVCPDVTKPLKISQ; encoded by the exons ATGAGCCAGCGTCAAGTCACTTCTCCAG CTCATGTCAGTTACCATGGGTTGCGTAATCAGGGAGCAACATGTTACCTGAACAGTGTGCTGCAAGCGCTGTTCATGACCAAAGACTTCAAAGAAGCTGTCAG AACAAGTGAAAACCGTGAAGATCGTATCGATCCGCAGCTCAAAGATTTGTTTGACGGCTTAGAGAAAGTTGAAACGTCCACATCCAGTCTGATAAGAGAGCTGGGCATCGACAGAG TGTGTGAACAGCGCGATGCTGCAGAGTACTTTGAGAAGATTTTACTGCGGACCAGTGATGAGGCTTCACAG ATCTTCCATGGAGGATTGGACAAAAGGACCAGCTGTTCCACATGTCAGCAGGAAACCAACAGCGACGCACCGTTCTGGTATCTTCCTCTTCGAATTGGGAAAGGAGACTGCAGTGTG GAGGACGGCATCGAAGAGTTTTTCAAGGCTACAGAACTTCGAGGAGATAACCAGATGTACTGTGAAGGCTGCGATGCCAAATCTGACGCTACGATT GGTTATGTGATGAATCGTCCTCCAGATGTTTtggttctgctgctgaagagGTTCAACTTCAGTTATCATTACATGGCGTACACGAAAAATAACCAACCTGTGAGCATTCCCGACTTCCTAGACAAGAACATTACGCCTCTAAAG GGTTCAACATATGAGCTGTATGCAGTGGTGGATCATTTTGGTGATCTGAGAAGTGGACACTACAACACAAAAATCAGGGTTGAAGACGACGGCGAACACAGATGGTTTAACTTTGATGATACCAGCGTCACAGTG CTTGGTGAGAATCCATTCCAGGGGAACACTGTGAA ATCCCAGAATGCTTATCTTCTGTTTTACCGAAAGCAAA AGACCCAGACTCCTGAGATCACCAGTGGAAGTTCGCCTCCAGATCAAGCCGACGGCGGCGGCCGGTGTGAGGGTGCTGATGGGAGCGGGGAGACGGAAGAGGATGCAGTAGAAGTGAGGAGAGATCTGGATGGAAAACAAGGAGATGAGCTGAAGGCAACGCAGCAGAGTGAGGACAAGGAGGGAAAGGTGGACGGTGATGAGTTtaaggaaaacagagaggacgaggcaggtggagagagagaaccGGAGAGCGATCGTGAAGTGAGCGGCAGACGTTCATCGAGCGACTCGCTTCAGAAACAAGAAGAGAGGAGTGAACCACGGAAGAGAAGAATGGATGCAGACAAGGACGAGGACGAGCCGGCTGAGGCCAAGAAGGGCAAATCTGTGACCGATCGCAGCGACGGCAGCGCAGAGCAGCCGAGTGATGAAGGTTCAGGGAAAGATTTCACACCTAAACCTGTGAGcgaagaggaagatgagaaCAGGGGAAATACAGCAGCAGACACAGATGGAAAGATCAGTGCAGGTAAAGTAACATCAGGGGAAATCTCAACAGATGATCAGAGAAGTAAAGAGGACATGCAGAAGGAACAGAGCCACGGTGACCTCAGTGTCCAGTCAatccagcaggagcaggaagccgGTCTGTCAGCTGCAACGCAAGAAGATGAAGGAATCGAGGCAGACGTGAAAGAAAATGATTTGGAGGAGAAGTCATCAGAAAGTGGGGGGAGTCAAACAGAGAGGCAGGTGAGTGAGGAGACGAGGCGGGGGAGTCCCGAcccacaaacaggaagtccgtatTTAATTGGGTTATTAATTGAGGAGATATACGGCCGTGATACCGGAAAAATCATTAAAGCTGTTGTAGTCAAAGAATTTAAAATTCTACGAAAGAATGTCTGTCCCGATGTTACTAAACCATTAAAGATCAGTCAGTGA
- the sycp1 gene encoding LOW QUALITY PROTEIN: synaptonemal complex protein 1 (The sequence of the model RefSeq protein was modified relative to this genomic sequence to represent the inferred CDS: substituted 1 base at 1 genomic stop codon) produces MVSRPGPKQPLSIVSAPSEAKHKGTNPAQEAVRNNYTSGQVYFKLFDEVEKMKCWKVKVDSDFVQKDRRLQDNAKTIESQRKAIRELQFDNERLSTKLLEQFNENEDLRNKNNTTSTLCSILNETVQRSTEKMHLFESEREETHQLFLENGENIKKLIEAFDSLRVKAEDDQQEMHKVKEDLLLHEDVKEKYQQEYAMKEEEIAILRAKLMDKENKLQTTLVDLHEAEKQNHQLQESTRSYACIFLSIREESDSAKARMEAALLETETVQRKIERNFEILQEEIKEKEKGIKAVETKLRHLREKLEVNLKEQEEFKKENEMLKRDLAEETAKSHEINCLYEESQNLKRLKEEELQKLQKDLEEKSTFSAELEKEVQQLKLEAAEAFKEKEDAQLKCQHKIADVLALMDKHQGQCDRVVKEKDAELEANKKSLELVLSKLKMENDELNQQLKMEKADKENLKRELTDLKKELSLKISELSNARDKQVKSGALFSKQEGGSEAPGGNAPKSQTFDFSDVWKSPSRLKDKQTAAVTKKAGTPGESMRTPSATPKAKHLHSEDLRTPGSVTSRGGGASKIKAYRVRTPPSGEKTALWGKKSTYLEPKSDSSDEIDLLSFGKARTPSLSAPHCTVSLFKKVTXPQSPATNESPRNSLKLAAIKRMRAAGWTAVTGSDQKKKRTNDKIFL; encoded by the exons ATGGTGAGCCGGCCCGGCCCCAAACAGCCGCTCAGCATCGTCTCGGCCCCCTCAGAAGCCAAGCACAAAGGCACTAACCCTGCACAGGAGGCGGTGAGA AATAACTACACCTCTGGACAAGTTTATTTCAAGCTATTTGATGAGGTGGAGAAGATGAAGTGCTGGAAGGTCAAAGTCGACTCTGACTTTGTGCAAAAGGACAGGAGGCTGCAAGATAACGCCAAAACAATTGAAAGCCAGCGCAAAGCCATCCGAGAGCTACAG tttgatAATGAACGTCTGAGCACAAAGCTTCTGGAACAGTTCAATGAAAATGAGGATTTAAGGAACAA aaacaacacaacaagcaCCTTGTGCAGTATCCTCAACGAAACAGTTCAACGGTCGACTGAGAAAATGCATTTAT TTGAAtctgaaagagaagaaactCATCAGCTCTTTTTGGAAAACGGTGAAAACATCAAG AAACTAATTGAAGCGTTTGACAGCCTCCGTGTTAAAGCAGAAGACGACCAACAAGAGATGCACAAAG TCAAAGAGGATTTGCTGCTCCATGAAGATGTAAAGGAAAAATATCAGCAAGAATATGCGATGAAAGAAGAGGAG ATTGCAATCCTTCGGGCAAAACTTATGGACaaggaaaacaaactgcaaacaacCCTCGTTGACCTCCATGAAGCTGAGAAGCAGAACCATCAGCTGCAAGAGTCAACAC gTTCGTATGCCTGCATCTTTCTGTCTATCAGAGAGGAGTCCGATTCTGCGAAAGCTCGAATGGAAGCAGCGCTTTTAGAAACTGAAACTGTCCAGAGGAAAATTGAGAGAAAT TTTGAGATCCTGCaggaggaaatcaaagaaaaagaaaagggcaTCAAAGCTGTGGAAACAAAG CTGCGTCATCTCAGAGAAAAACTGGAGGTCAATCTCAAAGAACAGGAGGAATTCAAGAAAGAG aatgaaatgctgaagagaGACCTTGCTGAAGAAACTGCTAAATCCCACGAG ATTAACTGTCTTTACGAAGAGTCCCAGAACTTAAAACGACTTAAAGAGGAAGAGCTTCAGAAGTTACAAAAGGATCTTGAAGAGAAATCAACCTTTTCTGCAGAGCTGGAGAAAGAG GTGCAGCAGCTCAAGTTAGAGGCAGCAGAGGCGTTCAAGGAGAAGGAAGACGCACAACTGAAGTGTCAGCACAAAATAGCAGACGTGTTGGCTCTGATGGATAAACACCAG GGCCAGTGTGACCGGGTGGTTAAAGAAAAAGATGCAGAGCTGGAGGCCAACAAGAAGTCACTG GAGCTGGTTCTCTCAAAGCTCAAGATGGAAAATGATGAGTTAAATCAAcagctgaagatggaaaaagcaGATAAA gAAAACTTAAAGAGGGAGCTTACTGACTTGAAGAAAGAATTGTCTTTGAAGATCAGTGAGCTGTCAAATGCCAGAGACAAACAGGTGAAG TCCGGCGCTCTGTTCAGCAAACAGGAGGGAGGCTCTGAGGCTCCAGGAGGAAACGCTCCGAAGAGTCAGACGTTTGACTTCTCCGACGTCTGGAAGTCTCCGTCCCGgctcaaagacaaacagactgcAGCCGTTACTAAGAAAGCT GGAACTCCTGGTGAATCGATGAGAACTCCCTCTGCAACTCCGAAGGCCAAG CACCTCCACAGTGAAGACCTGAGAACTCCAGGAAGTGTGACCAGCAGGGGTGGCGGAGCGTCAAAAATCAAA GCCTACAGAGTAAGGACGCCACCTTCTGGTGAGAAGACGGCACTGTGGGGGAAGAAGAGCACTTATCTGGAGCCGAAGTCAGACAGCTCGGATGAAATAGATCTCCTG AGTTTTGGTAAAGCTCGCACGCCCAGTCTTTCTGCTCCGCACTGCACAGTCAGTCTCTTCAAAAAGGTAACATGACCTCAGTC TCCAGCTACGAACGAATCTCCACGAAACTCCTTAAAGCTGGCAGCAATCAAAAGAATGAGAGCTGCTGGTTGGACGGCTGTCACAGGCTCGgaccaaaagaagaagaggaccaACGACAAGATCTTTCTGTAA